A DNA window from Anas acuta chromosome 4, bAnaAcu1.1, whole genome shotgun sequence contains the following coding sequences:
- the PLAC8 gene encoding placenta-specific gene 8 protein isoform X2: MASRHVVTTQPWGSAPAPQRSEWQTGLLDCCSDCGVCICGSFCYICLGCQVAGDMDECCLCGTTVAMRTLYRTRYNIPGSIMGDFFSVLCCPWCSLCQLKRDINRRKEQGTF; this comes from the exons ATGGCCTCCCGACATGTGGTCACCACCCAGCCCTGGGGCTCGGCGCCTGCCCCACAGAGGAGCGAGTGGCAGACGGGGCTGCTGGACTGCTGCTCCGACTGCGGCGTCT GCATCTGCGGATCCTTCTGCTACATCTGCCTGGGCTGCCAGGTGGCCGGGGACATGGACGAGTGCTGCCTCTGCGGGACCACCGTGGCCATGAGGACCCTGTACCGCACCCGATACAACATCCCG GGCTCCATCATGGGCGACTTCTTCTCGGTGCTGTGCTGCCCCTGGTGCTCTCTCTGCCAGCTGAAGCGGGACATAAACCGGAGGAAAGAACAGGGCACCTTCTG A
- the PLAC8 gene encoding placenta-specific gene 8 protein isoform X1, whose protein sequence is MASRHVVTTQPWGSAPAPQRSEWQTGLLDCCSDCGVCICGSFCYICLGCQVAGDMDECCLCGTTVAMRTLYRTRYNIPGSIMGDFFSVLCCPWCSLCQLKRDINRRKEQGTFW, encoded by the exons ATGGCCTCCCGACATGTGGTCACCACCCAGCCCTGGGGCTCGGCGCCTGCCCCACAGAGGAGCGAGTGGCAGACGGGGCTGCTGGACTGCTGCTCCGACTGCGGCGTCT GCATCTGCGGATCCTTCTGCTACATCTGCCTGGGCTGCCAGGTGGCCGGGGACATGGACGAGTGCTGCCTCTGCGGGACCACCGTGGCCATGAGGACCCTGTACCGCACCCGATACAACATCCCG GGCTCCATCATGGGCGACTTCTTCTCGGTGCTGTGCTGCCCCTGGTGCTCTCTCTGCCAGCTGAAGCGGGACATAAACCGGAGGAAAGAACAGGGCACCTTCTGGTGA
- the LOC137855910 gene encoding placenta-specific gene 8 protein-like isoform X2, with protein sequence MAAPTVVTLQPQYVVAGPNVSRAMWQTGLMDCCTDCGVCCCGTFCYPCLGCQVAGDMNECCLCGTSVAMRTLYRTRYNIPGSICSDYCITMWCPVCSVCQIKRDINKRRAMGIF encoded by the exons ATGGCCGCTCCCACCGTGGTGACCCTGCAGCCCCAGTACGTGGTGGCCGGGCCCAACGTGTCCAGGGCCATGTGGCAGACAGGGCTGATGGACTGCTGCACCGACTGCGGCGTCT GCTGCTGTGGGACATTCTGCTACCCCTGCCTGGGCTGCCAGGTGGCCGGGGACATGAACGAGTGCTGCCTCTGTGGGACCAGCGTGGCCATGAGGACCCTGTACCGCACCCGATACAACATCCCG GGCTCCATTTGTTCCGACTACTGCATCACCATGTGGTGTCCCGTGTGCTCCGTGTGCCAGATCAAAAGGGACATCAACAAGCGGAGGGCGATGGGCATCTTCTG A
- the LOC137855910 gene encoding placenta-specific gene 8 protein-like isoform X1, which produces MAAPTVVTLQPQYVVAGPNVSRAMWQTGLMDCCTDCGVCCCGTFCYPCLGCQVAGDMNECCLCGTSVAMRTLYRTRYNIPGSICSDYCITMWCPVCSVCQIKRDINKRRAMGIFWSAPVYSLQHGGIVHVLDPSGTNVWPQQAAGGPSSPPVPSLTDAVEPVPPAPRKMVAEDCP; this is translated from the exons ATGGCCGCTCCCACCGTGGTGACCCTGCAGCCCCAGTACGTGGTGGCCGGGCCCAACGTGTCCAGGGCCATGTGGCAGACAGGGCTGATGGACTGCTGCACCGACTGCGGCGTCT GCTGCTGTGGGACATTCTGCTACCCCTGCCTGGGCTGCCAGGTGGCCGGGGACATGAACGAGTGCTGCCTCTGTGGGACCAGCGTGGCCATGAGGACCCTGTACCGCACCCGATACAACATCCCG GGCTCCATTTGTTCCGACTACTGCATCACCATGTGGTGTCCCGTGTGCTCCGTGTGCCAGATCAAAAGGGACATCAACAAGCGGAGGGCGATGGGCATCTTCTGGTCAGCACCCGTTTACTCCCTGCAACACGGGGGCATCGTGCACGTCCTTGACCCGAGCGGGACGAATGTGTGGCCGCAGCAGGCCGCCGGCGGCCCGTCCTCACCTCCCGTCCCTTCACTTACAGATGCCGTGGAGCCCGTGCCGCCCGCGCCCCGCAAGATGGTGGCTGAGGACTGCCCGTGA